In Thermovirga sp., the genomic stretch GTGGAAGCCCCCTATGACGCCGGGAGCGTCGCCGGGCAATCGCTGGCGGGCGTGGTGATCCCCGGCGGATGGGCGCCGGACCGCCTCAGGATGTCCGCGGAAATCGTTGGTCTCGTCAGGAAAACCTACGAATCAGGCGGGTTAGTGGCGGGCATCTGTCATGCCGGCAGCCTGCTGGTCTCCAGCGGGATACTCACCGGGAGGACGGTTACGAGCTATCCCAGCCTCAAGGATGACATGGTCCTGGCGGGGGCTGAATGGGTGGATGCGGAGGTAGCGGTTTCGGAGAGGATCATTACCAGCAGAAGGCCATCGGATCTCCCGGCCTTCATGGCCGAGGTCATAAAAGCCCTCATAGTCTGAAATTTCC encodes the following:
- a CDS encoding type 1 glutamine amidotransferase, with translation MSGRIAVLVESDFHDIEFWYPFYRLQEAGHEPIIVAPTAPKIYRGKFGTTVEAPYDAGSVAGQSLAGVVIPGGWAPDRLRMSAEIVGLVRKTYESGGLVAGICHAGSLLVSSGILTGRTVTSYPSLKDDMVLAGAEWVDAEVAVSERIITSRRPSDLPAFMAEVIKALIV